A window of the Ipomoea triloba cultivar NCNSP0323 chromosome 14, ASM357664v1 genome harbors these coding sequences:
- the LOC116003744 gene encoding uncharacterized protein LOC116003744: MLHKIKIKRFSCSFSFSTPLNYTSGGELEIHRLMKQRSMSPKTLDPRRAIENCIFHLHSWRPFQVQSKTLDSSDSAKPYAAQGNGFFSKRPCRADRATAFPIDALDMSKLSLFDEDRPLSAHKRDSGIRWIARKRRRRGSRSVSGRSSDRSGTRLRCCSVGASAACGTCSDFPMAPGTDSSGELFVNGDVNWASDVSEAARNSRRRERDGGSAERESSIAASHSQIGNAESQGNESGYGSEPGYRGDGEIGYGDEFDEEEDDQRLLFWGHEFGASKAEKMGKNALQKAHHRCRRRKHDIKMVDLMT, from the exons ATgcttcataaaataaaaatcaaaagattTTCTTGCTCATTCTCATTCTCAACACCATTGAATTACACAAGTGGTGGAGAATTGGAGATCCATAGATTGATGAAGCAGCGATCAATGTCGCCCAAAACCCTCGATCCAAGGCGTGCTATAGAGAACTGTATATTTCACTTGCACAGTTGGAGGCCATTTCAGGTTCAATCCAAAACCCTAGACTCCTCCGATTCCGCTAAACCTTATGCCGCCCAAGGCAATGGCTTCTTCAGCAAGCGCCCCTGCCGTGCCGATCGAGCGACGGCGTTCCCGATTGACGCCCTCGACATGTCGAAGCTGAGTTTGTTCGACGAAGACCGCCCCTTGTCCGCTCACAAACGGGATAGCGGCATCCGCTGGATCGCTCGGAAGCGGCGCCGTCGCGGCTCCAGGTCGGTCTCCGGGAGAAGCAGTGACCGCAGCGGGACGCGCCTGAGGTGCTGCTCCGTCGGCGCATCGGCGGCTTGTGGCACGTGCTCTGATTTTCCGATGGCGCCTGGGACGGATTCGAGCGGGGAGCTTTTCGTGAATGGGGATGTGAATTGGGCGTCGGATGTGAGTGAGGCGGCGAGGAATTCGAGGAGGAGGGAGAGGGACGGCGGAAGTGCCGAGAGGGAGAGTTCGATTGCTGCTTCCCATTCCCAAATTGGGAATGCTGAAAGCCAAGGTAATGAGTCCGGGTATGGAAGTGAACCAGGGTATCGAGGCGACGGGGAGATAGGATATGGGGATGAGTtcgatgaagaagaagatgatcaaCGGCTGTTATTCTGGGGCCATGAATTTGGAG CCTCTAAAGCGGAGAAGATGGGCAAGAACGCATTGCAGAAAGCTCATCATAGATGCCGGCGTAGGAAGCATGACATCAAAATGGTAGATCTCATGACATAG
- the LOC116004279 gene encoding UDP-glucuronic acid decarboxylase 2-like isoform X2: protein MASELIYRGQESQPVTDAYTPKPPKPWLSLNRSISYILREQRLVFLFAGMAIATFIFALLPSSNPPYTQGYDSISASHFPSQSAQPHRLMYQKRIRFEAFNSGGKIPLGLQRKGLRIVVTGGAGFVGSHLVDRLIARGDSVIVVDNFFTGRKDNVMHHFGNPRFELIRHDVVEPLLLEVDQIYHLACPASPVHYKHNPVKTIKTNVVGTLNMLGLAKRVGARFLLTSTSEVYGDPLQHPQKETYWGNVNPIGVRSCYDEGKRTAETLTMDYHRAAGVEVRIARIFNTYGPRMCIDDGRVVSNFVAQALRKEPMTVYGDGKQTRSFQFVSDLVEGLIRLMEGDHVGPFNLGNPGEFTMLELAKVVQETIDANAQIEFRPNTEDDPHMRQPDISKAKELLGWEPKVALRKGLPMMVQDFRQRIFADQKDDSTTSFIRTP from the exons ATGGCATCGGAGCTGATCTACCGAGGTCAGGAGTCCCAGCCGGTGACGGACGCGTACACCCCGAAGCCGCCGAAACCGTGGCTGAGTTTGAATCGGTCGATCAGTTACATACTGCGTGAGCAGCGTCTGGTTTTCCTTTTCGCCGGAATGGCCATCGCCACCTTCATCTTCGCCCTACTCCCCTCGTCTAATCCTCCTTACACTCAGGGCTACGACTCGATCTCCGCCTCGCATTTTCCTTCCCAATCGGCTCAGCCTCACCGCCTCATGTATCAGAAGCGTATTAGATTCGAGGCGTTCAATTCTGGCGGGAAGATTCCGCTGGGGCTGCAACGGAAGGGTTTGAGGATCGTGGTGACAGGTGGGGCCGGCTTTGTGGGGAGCCATCTGGTGGACCGTCTGATCGCCAGAGGCGACAGCGTGATCGTCGTCGATAACTTCTTCACCGGCCGGAAGGATAACGTGATGCACCATTTCGGAAACCCCAGGTTCGAGCTCATCCGACACGACGTCGTAGAGCCTCTTCTGTTAGAAGTGGACCAGATCTACCACCTCGCTTGCCCCGCATCGCCCGTTCACTACAAGCACAACCCCGTCAAGACTATC AAGACAAATGTGGTGGGAACTCTGAACATGCTGGGATTGGCCAAGAGAGTGGGCGCGCGGTTTTTGCTAACAAGTACCAGTGAGGTGTACGGTGATCCTTTGCAGCACCCTCAGAAGGAAACTTACTGGGGAAACGTCAATCCTATTG GTGTTAGAAGTTGCTACGATGAAGGGAAGCGTACTGCAGAAACACTGACCATGGACTACCACAGAGCTGCTGGTGTTGAG GTGAGGATTGCCAGGATATTCAACACATACGGTCCCCGAATGTGCATTGATGATGGTCGTGTTGTCAGCAACTTTGTTGCTCAG GCCTTAAGGAAGGAGCCAATGACAGTTTATGGTGACGGGAAGCAGACAAGAAGTTTCCAATTTGTTTCAGATTTG gTTGAGGGACTAATACGCTTGATGGAAGGAGATCATGTAGGACCTTTTAATCTTGGGAACCCCGGTGAATTCACAATGCTGGAACTCGCTAAG GTGGTCCAAGAAACCATTGATGCAAATGCTCAGATAGAATTCAGGCCCAACACAGAGGATGATCCTCACATGAGACAGCCTGATATCTCCAAGGCCAAAGAACTGCTTGGGTGGGAACCCAAAGTGGCCCTTAGGAAGGGTCTGCCTATGATGGTACAGGACTTCAGGCAGCGCATCTTTGCTGACCAAAAAGACGACTCTACTACTTCTTTCATACGCACACCATAG
- the LOC116004279 gene encoding UDP-glucuronic acid decarboxylase 2-like isoform X1, with translation MASELIYRGQESQPVTDAYTPKPPKPWLSLNRSISYILREQRLVFLFAGMAIATFIFALLPSSNPPYTQGYDSISASHFPSQSAQPHRLMYQKRIRFEAFNSGGKIPLGLQRKGLRIVVTGGAGFVGSHLVDRLIARGDSVIVVDNFFTGRKDNVMHHFGNPRFELIRHDVVEPLLLEVDQIYHLACPASPVHYKHNPVKTIKTNVVGTLNMLGLAKRVGARFLLTSTSEVYGDPLQHPQKETYWGNVNPIGVRSCYDEGKRTAETLTMDYHRAAGVEVRIARIFNTYGPRMCIDDGRVVSNFVAQALRKEPMTVYGDGKQTRSFQFVSDLVLSFGVGKLQSTLGQRSSKKGGYEEQIKDKSNACMCWFFLFHFKVEGLIRLMEGDHVGPFNLGNPGEFTMLELAKVVQETIDANAQIEFRPNTEDDPHMRQPDISKAKELLGWEPKVALRKGLPMMVQDFRQRIFADQKDDSTTSFIRTP, from the exons ATGGCATCGGAGCTGATCTACCGAGGTCAGGAGTCCCAGCCGGTGACGGACGCGTACACCCCGAAGCCGCCGAAACCGTGGCTGAGTTTGAATCGGTCGATCAGTTACATACTGCGTGAGCAGCGTCTGGTTTTCCTTTTCGCCGGAATGGCCATCGCCACCTTCATCTTCGCCCTACTCCCCTCGTCTAATCCTCCTTACACTCAGGGCTACGACTCGATCTCCGCCTCGCATTTTCCTTCCCAATCGGCTCAGCCTCACCGCCTCATGTATCAGAAGCGTATTAGATTCGAGGCGTTCAATTCTGGCGGGAAGATTCCGCTGGGGCTGCAACGGAAGGGTTTGAGGATCGTGGTGACAGGTGGGGCCGGCTTTGTGGGGAGCCATCTGGTGGACCGTCTGATCGCCAGAGGCGACAGCGTGATCGTCGTCGATAACTTCTTCACCGGCCGGAAGGATAACGTGATGCACCATTTCGGAAACCCCAGGTTCGAGCTCATCCGACACGACGTCGTAGAGCCTCTTCTGTTAGAAGTGGACCAGATCTACCACCTCGCTTGCCCCGCATCGCCCGTTCACTACAAGCACAACCCCGTCAAGACTATC AAGACAAATGTGGTGGGAACTCTGAACATGCTGGGATTGGCCAAGAGAGTGGGCGCGCGGTTTTTGCTAACAAGTACCAGTGAGGTGTACGGTGATCCTTTGCAGCACCCTCAGAAGGAAACTTACTGGGGAAACGTCAATCCTATTG GTGTTAGAAGTTGCTACGATGAAGGGAAGCGTACTGCAGAAACACTGACCATGGACTACCACAGAGCTGCTGGTGTTGAG GTGAGGATTGCCAGGATATTCAACACATACGGTCCCCGAATGTGCATTGATGATGGTCGTGTTGTCAGCAACTTTGTTGCTCAG GCCTTAAGGAAGGAGCCAATGACAGTTTATGGTGACGGGAAGCAGACAAGAAGTTTCCAATTTGTTTCAGATTTG GTTTTGTCTTTTGGAGTGGGTAAGCTCCAAAGCACCCTAGGCCAAAGAAGCAGCAAGAAGGGTGGTTATgaagaacaaattaaagataaGTCTAATGCATGTATGTGTTGgttctttctttttcattttaaggTTGAGGGACTAATACGCTTGATGGAAGGAGATCATGTAGGACCTTTTAATCTTGGGAACCCCGGTGAATTCACAATGCTGGAACTCGCTAAG GTGGTCCAAGAAACCATTGATGCAAATGCTCAGATAGAATTCAGGCCCAACACAGAGGATGATCCTCACATGAGACAGCCTGATATCTCCAAGGCCAAAGAACTGCTTGGGTGGGAACCCAAAGTGGCCCTTAGGAAGGGTCTGCCTATGATGGTACAGGACTTCAGGCAGCGCATCTTTGCTGACCAAAAAGACGACTCTACTACTTCTTTCATACGCACACCATAG
- the LOC116004281 gene encoding blue-light photoreceptor PHR2-like: protein MDPKKIPSHENEEAEEQTQLAVVAAIATPSPPIASISLSLSTILPTHFLNPPKISPHPNKIKIPSQISSLSRLSLAASLSPTKPLLKSTISATPLHSPLSLNPLRPSDPSNAAALRRASIVWFRNDLRVHDNECLNAANNESMSVLPVYCFDPRDYGKSSSGFDKTGPYRAAFVIESVTDLRKSLQARGSDLVVRVGKPETVLVELAKAVGAEAVYAHREISHDEIKSEDKMETVMKNEGIDVKFFWGSTLYHVDDLPFKLEEMPTTYGGFKEKVQNLEVRKTIEALDQLRGMPARGDVEPGEIPSLVDLGLNPSGQNGKPAANASLIGGESQALQRVKKFAAECQEQANQGNQTGGNDSIYGANFSCKISPWLAMGCLSPRSMFDELKKCTLRKFPVAANLKDGGSGGTGPNWLMYELMWRDFFRFITKKYSSARQTSTAPVTVCAGAAVN, encoded by the exons ATGGATCCTAAAAAGATTCCATCCCATGAAAATGAAGAAGCAGAAGAGCAAACCCAGTTGGCAGTAGTAGCCGCCATTGCTACACCTTCACCTCCCATTGCATCTATCTCCCTATCTTTATCCACAATCCTCCCTACCCATTTCCTCAACCCTCCCAAAATCTCTCCCCACcccaacaaaatcaaaatccCTTCCCAAATCTCCTCTCTCTCCCGTCTCTCCCTCGCCGCCTCTCTCTCCCCGACAAAACCGCTCCTGAAATCCACAATTTCTGCAACCCCTCTCCACAGCCCCCTCTCTCTCAACCCTCTCCGCCCCTCCGACCCCTCCAACGCCGCCGCCCTCCGCCGCGCCTCCATCGTCTGGTTCCGCAACGACCTCCGCGTCCACGACAACGAGTGCCTCAACGCCGCCAACAATGAATCCATGTCGGTCTTGCCCGTTTACTGCTTTGACCCCCGAGACTACGGAAAATCCTCATCCGGATTCGACAAAACCGGCCCCTACCGCGCCGCCTTCGTGATTGAATCAGTTACAGACCTCCGGAAGAGCTTGCAGGCGCGTGGGTCTGATCTCGTCGTCAGAGTTGGGAAGCCGGAGACGGTGCTCGTCGAGCTGGCAAAGGCCGTCGGCGCCGAGGCGGTGTATGCCCACCGCGAAATTTCTCACGATGAGATTAAGTCCGAAGACAAGATGGAGACTGTGATGAAGAATGAGGGGATTGATGTGAAATTCTTCTGGGGAAGCACATTGTATCATGTTGATGATTTGCCTTTCAAACTTGAAGAAATGCCCACAACCTATGGTGGGTTTAAGGAAAAAGTTCAGAACTTGGAGGTTAGGAAGACCATTGAAGCTTTGGATCAGCTAAGGGGAATGCCAGCTAGAGGAGATGTTGAGCCTGGAGAAATCCCATCTTTGGTTGATTTGGGTCTCAATCCTTCTGGCCAG AATGGAAAGCCTGCTGCTAATGCTTCCCTTATTGGAGGAGAGAGCCAAGCCTTGCAGAGAGTTAAGAAGTTTGCAGCTGAATGCCAAGAGCAAGCGAATCAAGGAAACCAAACTGGTGGAAATGATAGCATCTACGGTGCAAACTTTTCCTGCAAAATATCTCCCTGGCTCGCTATGGGATGCCTCTCCCCTCGGTCTATGTTTGATGAGTTGAAAAAGTGTACATTAAG AAAATTTCCTGTTGCCGCTAACCTGAAAGATGGTGGTAGCGGTGGCACTGGACCAAACTGGCTGATGTATGAGCTGATGTGGAGAGATTTCTTCAG ATTCATCACCAAGAAATACAGCTCTGCTAGACAAACCAGCACTGCCCCAGTGACAGTATGTGCAGGGGCCGCAGTAAATTGA